A stretch of DNA from Paenibacillus sp. FSL W8-0186:
TTCTTTATATGTTAACGAAGATCTTTTCTTGCCTAGTTCCACCAGTTGATCTTTGACCTGGTCCAATGTCAGTTCTGTTTCAGATTCCGTATGCTGATCATTCGCCATACTTGACTCCCTCCTCCCTAGAAACATCCGCGAAAATTCATCCAGCTATTGTCTCTCTAGGGCTATAATCTCACTTGCAATTTGTGCCGCTCGCAGAAAATCCCCGGCACGCTCCGCCGAAACCATTTCTTCCTTCTTACGCTGAATTTGGGCCTGCAGCGGAACACGCTTAATTTCCCGGATGCAGTCGTCAAGCTCCTGAGTCGTCCATTCCTCCGGAGTATCCATCATCGCGATGGATGTGACGGCCTGCTCCAGCCGTTCATCCTGCAAAGATGAAATGAAACGGCTGACATCCGGCGCTTTCCCCCCTGCGTAATAGGCGTATAGATAAGCAGCAATCGCCGCATGATCATTGATGTTAAAACTATCTCCAAGACGATCGCCAACATAGCGGGCGACTTCCTCATCCTGAAGCATGAAGGATAACAATCTCCGTTCCGCGACATGATAAGCAGGCAGTAAAGTCGGCATAGATGCCTTGCCTTTTTTATGCCTAACATTATTCCACCTTTTGGCGTTATTATCCCCATGGGATGACCTTTTTTGCATGTCTTGACGGAATTGATTGCATTCCTGTTTCAAGCTATCAAATGAAACCTGCAGTTCGGCAGACAATTCCTTCAAATAAATCTCCCGCTCTGTCGGCGACGGCAGAGGCGCGATAACTTCCAGAGCATCTTTGATGTATGCGACCTTTCCATCTTCTTCTAGCAGTATATGGTTTTTTTTCAGATATATAAGCTTAAATTTAACCGCTGAAACAGCGCCATCCAAGACTTGCAATCTGAACCTCTCGGCCCCGTATTTACGAATGAACTCATCAGGGTCAAGTCCTTCACTGAGCAGTGAAATTTTAATTTGGAAGCCTGCGGCCTCCAGTATCGGGATACTCTTCAAGGCTGCGGCTTGTCCGGCATTGTCGCCGTCATAGCAGACGATGATTTCGTCCGCGAGTGTTCTCATGATGCTGGCATGGCTTTCGGTAAGCGCGGTCCCCATCGTAGCAACACCATTATGAACCCCGGCCTCCCATGCGCTAATGACGTCGCCGTATCCTTCGAATAATACGATCTGACGCGATTTGCGGATTTCCGTT
This window harbors:
- the dnaG gene encoding DNA primase, with the protein product MSTGRGIPEEIIEAVLQQHDIVDTVGKHVHLTRQGKYMKGLCPFHSEKTPSFTVTPERQMFHCYGCGKGGNAIRFRMEIEGLSFPEAVKIMAEEAHIPFQDSAFRAGSAPVSREMEQLLQAYEWSSKLYHFLLNNTEHGKPAMDYLKSRGFSDKAIDTFQIGYAPARWDTLVQFLEKRSFDLSAMEKGGLLSSKQDGSGFVDRFRDRIIFPLHNRSGKVIAFAGRILGEGQPKYLNSPESRLFTKSRTLYNLHQAKTEIRKSRQIVLFEGYGDVISAWEAGVHNGVATMGTALTESHASIMRTLADEIIVCYDGDNAGQAAALKSIPILEAAGFQIKISLLSEGLDPDEFIRKYGAERFRLQVLDGAVSAVKFKLIYLKKNHILLEEDGKVAYIKDALEVIAPLPSPTEREIYLKELSAELQVSFDSLKQECNQFRQDMQKRSSHGDNNAKRWNNVRHKKGKASMPTLLPAYHVAERRLLSFMLQDEEVARYVGDRLGDSFNINDHAAIAAYLYAYYAGGKAPDVSRFISSLQDERLEQAVTSIAMMDTPEEWTTQELDDCIREIKRVPLQAQIQRKKEEMVSAERAGDFLRAAQIASEIIALERQ